The following DNA comes from Solanum stenotomum isolate F172 chromosome 11, ASM1918654v1, whole genome shotgun sequence.
TTTCCCGTATTACTTTTAATGTTGAAATCTCGTAATGTTATGCCTTTAAATTGGTTAAATTTtatggggttgtgcttgcatgtcgTTGGGTTTatttgggtgaagtctgagtagccaGTATTTGTGCCAAACGACGTAATTTACCTAATGATAGAAATgatgacatcattcttaagggtaaaagtcgtcaattggccaaatttggcaaactCGGGAGAATTCTGAGTATCTCGGGGTGATGGGTGTTGTGGGTCTAGTTTTAATTTGAGttgtgcatgttttgattttgttttcgggggttgtgAGGTTAaattcgagaagttgggttgaaagtaggcacgttgggtcatttggtGAGCTGTGTCGagctcgctgaaccactcggcAGTTCACCGAAggtccccatctcgcctttagTTTCATGCTAAATGAATAGTTTggctctgtaactttcggcgagaagcctgagaTCCCTAaaagcactcggcgactcgccaaaagtCTTCTTGATCACCTTTTTTGTTTGCACCGTTGAACCTTTTTACATTGTAACTTTCGATGGGCTAGCCCTTACTTGCCGAAAACAGTCGGTGATCCGCCGAAAGCAGTCAACGATTCGCCGAAAAGGCTTTCCCATTACCGACTTGCTAAAATTTTTGAGCCAATCCCTTCGACGATCCCGACCTAGCCCGCCAAAGagattcggtgactcaccgGCTGGTTCGGTGAGTCTGTCTGCAATTATTTTCTGTACCTTTGATTTAAATGCTTCTAACTTTTTCCCgatgttttgcagatatggtatGATCAAATATAGACATGTCACCCCGAAAAAGAGCTCGGGGTATCACTATAAATAAAGGGGTATCAAACCCTCCAAAGAAGGGCAGACAAGAGCCTCCTCTAGGTGACAAAGATAAGGGCAAGAGGCCCATATCCAATAGGGTGACTACTGGTTATCGGGATTCTTTATCTGGGCCTGAGGATGACCATCATTTCCAGTCCCGACGGAATGAAATCCGGGCTAGATCTCAACCTGACTCAGCCAGAGTCCCTCTTGCTTCCACACCAACAGACTCAGTGCCAGCTCAGGCACTTTCTGTGACCCCTATGCCACCTATCATTCCTCATCCCAGGCTTGTAAACCGGTTAAAAGGTTATGGTTTGTGAACCATCATAGAAGAGAAGTTGCTCTCGACAGAAGGCCTGGAAGGCAAGTAGTCAAATGTGAGGAACACCCTCCACTACCATAGGTTTGATCAGTTTACCAGGCTGCGAGGCCCTTACATTCCTTCATGGGTCTGGGAGTTCTATACTGCCTACGGTGACTTGGTCCCGAAGATCAAGAAGAATGATAGGAGGAGAGCAGATCCAGCAGATACCTCTCCGgaggttgatgttgattctatacctgcagaggcatctttgcctactccgacCTCCAGGCCTCCGGGCCTccgggccttcaggtacttctgcCCCTACCTCTTCTTCATATGCTCCAGGTACATCCACTTTCTCCCAGCAGGACAAGATTACTCAGGCAATGATCCTGAATATGAGGCATCTAGCCCATTCAACTGACGTGAGGGCTACCAGACTTGAGAGAGACGTCCCTCTTATGATTGAGGCTACTATTTTAGCTGCAGTGACCCTTATTCAGACTTCTATTGACACTCTCACCACGAGAGTCGAGGCTTGTGAAAACAGGCAGGGGGAGACCTCTGAGGTTACCAGTTTGAAAGCCAAGGTAAAAGACTTGAGGAATGAAGTAGACTATCTGAAGTCTACAGACTCCACTTCATTACTAGAGGCTGCAGATGATTTGGATGCTCCTAATACTTCAAAGATTCCTtcggctaccaccggagatatACATAAGGATGAGGGTATAATTGATGAGTCAGATGCTGAGACCGACGAGGAGCAGATAGAGAGACAGGAGGAGAGCATATATTGAGACTTTCCAGATCTTGAGGAGACGATCATGCAGTCGGTGATCCAGACATCACTGACTGAGTCTGCTATGTCAGCTTCTAGTGGGTATGGTACTGCTATTCTTTCTGAGGTGACTTCGAGTACTGAGGCCCAAGTCCAGATTGATGCACCAGGCattgatgcccagacagatggaatGATTGTGTAGACAAGATCCCCtatttacctccctctctgtctttctttatttaactttttgatatttttatttgcatttgaggacaaatgactttatttgtggtggggtgaggcctaccttttgtgtgaatattcatgtttttttatatattgggttttgagCTGAAATTATGTtgtacacttttttttttaaaacaaattttggTAGGCCTTTCATTAATATCAAATCAGGAGTAAACAATTACAAACTCATTTGGGTCTAATACCCAAATCCAAAAACAATACACATAAATCAAGTTAGCTCATTCGGTCACCCTACTCCTTATAATCCCTGACTGTTAGCGTTTCCTAATTCTgcttttttcctttcctttcccAGAAACTTACTCACCTTAGTTGTGGCTCGATCCTCCCCCTTCCCATTGCCTCCTTAATGGTGATATTTGTATGTATGGGGTCTGACTTTTATCGCTGTTTAGTATTCTTCTTCCATTAGGTTCAAGACTATTAAAATCCTCATATCTGCATGTACCTTTCTTTATCGCCTTGTTTGCTAAGTAGTCCGCAAGTTGATTTCCCTCCCTCATTATATGATGGAATGTATGTTGTATGTCTTTCAATATTGTCTTAATTTCTTCCACCAGATCTGTGATTATCCATGGGGTAGCCCATTTTCCTTCTAGCACTTTGCACATTAGCATAGAATCTGTTTGAATGATGTCCTGATTATAATGTGATTTCTTACAATGCTTACTTTCTTCTAGGATGGCCTTTGCTTCTGCTACTGTATTTGTAGTGTTTTCCATACACGCACCTTCAGCATACATAATATCTCCTCTCTCGTTCCTTAGACAAAATGCATAAGAGCTCACTCCCGGATTTCCTTTAGATGCTCCGTCAGTGTTATATTTAATCCACCCTGTTTGTGGATACTCCCACTTCTTCACTCTTGGCCTATAGTCCTCCATTGCCTTCAGAATTTCTGCCCAGCTACCTCTACTTTTCATACTAGGCCTTCTTACCTTTGCCAACATAAACATATTTCTAGTTACATTATGTATGACTCTTGGTATGGAGATGTTCTTTCCTTCATGCTTCTTTTTGTTTCTCCTCTTCCATAGTTCCCATATTATGAAGCTTGGCATAGCTCTATAGAATGACTTTTGGTCTGGTTTGATACTGGCCCCCCACCACAACATTATCACTTCTCTTAGTTGTAATCCAGTAATGTTTAAACCTGCAAAAGAACAAAAGTAGGACCATGTCCTGTTAGCAAAATCTAATTTTAGAAACACGTGAGAAAGTGTTTCCTCGTCAGGTTTGTCACAACACTAACATCTCGGTGGGCCTTCTAGACCCCATCTTCTCAGCCTATCATCCACTGGGATCTTAAATTTCCATATTCGCCACATCATAAAGGCCATTTTGAACGGCATTCCTTTAGTCCATATCCACCTATAGATTCTGTTAGGGTCCTCCTTATGCCTTATATAATTCCATGTAGTCTTCACTGTAAAGGCTCCCCTTGACTCCAACATCCAGCATGGTTTATCTTCAGTACATCTCTCTTTAGGTGGTTTGATGTGACAAAGTATATGTTCCACCAGATCTGAGGGTAAAATATCATTCAGAATATCCACGTTCCATTCTCCTTGAATGGCAAGATCTGGTACCTTGACGTAGGTCTCATCCCATTCAAAGTCAT
Coding sequences within:
- the LOC125845907 gene encoding uncharacterized protein LOC125845907, yielding MGDLYTISGDDFEWDETYVKVPDLAIQGEWNVDILNDILPSDLVEHILCHIKPPKERCTEDKPCWMLESRGAFTVKTTWNYIRHKEDPNRIYRWIWTKGMPFKMAFMMWRIWKFKIPVDDRLRRWGLEGPPRCLNITGLQLREVIMLWWGASIKPDQKSFYRAMPSFIIWELWKRRNKKKHEGKNISIPRVIHNVTRNMFMLAKVRRPSMKSRGSWAEILKAMEDYRPRVKKWEYPQTGWIKYNTDGASKGNPGVSSYAFCLRNERGDIMYAEGACMENTTNTVAEAKAILEESKHCKKSHYNQDIIQTDSMLMCKVLEGKWATPWIITDLVEEIKTILKDIQHTFHHIMREGNQLADYLANKAIKKGTCRYEDFNSLEPNGRRILNSDKSQTPYIQISPLRRQWEGGGSSHN